Genomic window (Enoplosus armatus isolate fEnoArm2 chromosome 22, fEnoArm2.hap1, whole genome shotgun sequence):
cttgctttcCATTCCTCCCCATCTCTTGACTTGACATGCAGCCTTATCACATTCACCAGTCTAGTAGTTAGATTTGACACACGTCGTGAATAAAATTGGCTGTGCGCATCTTGGAATGCATGGTGGCTTCTGTAGCATTTTCCCATAAATGCACAAATGCGAATTAGACACACATGTGTGTCAGCACGCTATATCATCTCCCGGGTCTGTGAAAAGACATCTTATCGCAGAACTGATGCATGCTTTCCCAGACAAGAAGAGACCCGTAGGAAAACAGTTTTGCCTCTGTTCAAGCAGTTGACCTAGCTAGCCTTTTCATCTAATGGGATGCTATTTTCAACACAGAGCACATCTCTGTGTTAGGAGCACTTTCAAGTGGGGTTTTGAAAATGGTGGTATTAGCAGATCAAGGCACTATTACTGGTCAAACCAGACCTCAGAGGGCTGCAAGCCTGGGTTAGAGGTCAGGGTTAGATGGAGTACAGCAGGGGGACGACAACCATTTATTGACCTGGTTTCAGCAAGGTTAAGTTCTTGTTAAGTTGTTTTCACCCTTTGTGATAAAAGATGAGTAGGCAATCTGAACATGGCAACATTTCATGACCACAGCACTGGGTTTGCCCCGTCCTGCTGAGGGACGCATGTGGCTTCTACAACTCCCTGCTGGGAAGTCCAAAGCCAGAGGCCTGGGGGCTGACAACCTCCTCTGCAAGGCTCTGATCACTCTGCTAGCCTCTTGTCATTTTTGTCAATGCTCAACAAAGCCACACAGCAGCTAAAAACAACTATTTGTGTTGTGGCTTTTGTTCAAACTGTGAAaggcatgtgtgtttatatttgtgtgaaatGCAAATGCTGCTTCCCCTGTGACTGACCCTTTCCATTtgtttctctccccctctctctctctcttcccatccTAGGTGTCCCTCAGTGGCAGCATGCTGGACATCTATGGGGGTGAACAAGGTATGAACGCCCCTAATGGTGGAATGAGTCCCACATCTAACCCCACAAAGCTCACTGTAAAAAGGGAATACACAGGTATGAACTCATACCATAGCATTTGATCAAACAACTAACCAATTAATGAGTCATTACATGCTCACATtgctgtaaaagtaaaaatcacacaaaatctGCTTGTCAGATAATTTTAGGGAATTTCTTCTAAATTGTAGCTCTGGGTGGGTGCTAAGAGGAACAGAGTGTACCTGTGTTAGCTAAAAAAGGCaacgtgttgtgtgtgtgtctattccTGCTAAAGTCCAATTATGTGtgtcaagcaaacacacaaatgggTAAGCTAATTTTGTGTCCAGTGTTTGACAAACACTGTCCCACTTGTCGTTGGTTCCGTTAATAGGACGTAGAAACGTGTAGACTTTTCATCacagtgcaacaaaaaaaaaacagagggccctttaaaacatttcttattaATGTCATGCATCAAGCAAAGAAGCCTAATTGATTTAGGAAATAGAAAGGATGCCTGAAGAACCCTTCACTCTCAATGGGCAAATAAGTAAATTGCCATCTGTTTCATTTGAGTGTAGGCGGAGAGGACAATGGGCTGTTACACAGACTTTAAATTGTCTTGATTGAATCAACAGAGACAAATTGGGAAATCCAATCTCAGGTCCCCAATTATGTAATTTGGAAGAATGTGAATTCAAATATGGATGCACTGGCATTTTTGTCCCTCTCCAGGACAGATTAGTGGATTTGCTAAACTATCTTAATTACGGTGCAAGTAGTTTAAAAGTGAtcaccattttcttttccacaaTGAGCTTCACACATACTGGAGGGGATAAATTGGgctctttcagtgtgtgtgtgtgtgtgtgtgtgtgtgtgtgtgtgtgtgtgtgtgtcaaacttgTGTCTGTTGTGTGGATGCATGGAAACTCCACATTCTGGCTGACCCCAGCACTGAACTCCCTCGAAATAAATGATTGTGTGTCTCTTGACTAGACCCTTTGTGGCGTTTTTGTCTTCGTTGTCTTTCAGTTTCAAAATTAGTGTGCGTTGCTAATCAGTTCGTTCCCCcctctgtgattttttttttttgacagaacACGACACAAGGGTGATggccaaagagagacagaaaaaagacaacCATAATTTGAGTAAGTGTCTCCAGCTGCCTTTCAACTCCCCCACAGTTTATTACCTGAAAATGAGTTATGGCTAGCCTTTAGCATGGCAGCTGACAATGCCCTAATCATCTCgtgctcttctttttttgttcttgcttAGTTGAAAGACGGCGAAGATACAACATCAACTACAGGATTAAGGAGCTGGGGACACTCATACCAAAGTCGAATGACCCGTAAGTTGCAACatctaaatgtatttactgaaaCAATGCCCCTGCTTCGCTTCACTTTATGCCACTGAAACAACTGCAAGACCTTGTCTGGCGCAGAAGCATATTAAATTCGAAGCACAAAGACACTCTAAACGTTGTTCATTGAATTCAAATGAGTACTCAAGCACATTTCAGTCATATTTCAAGGGTGCACTTGAACTTCCATTGAAGTCTGCGCTCCAAGAGCTGTACATCCTCTCGCTGGGGTCCCAGCAGTTCAGCTCAAAGCATGAATGATGAGGAAAGGGTCAAATGCAAAGAAGCAGGCCACCCCATTTGAATCAAAGTTTGAAGCACAATTGGAACATCGAGATGGAGCGTGGAGCTGAATTGAAATCCAGCGGCCATCTTTCGCAATTGAACTTTGCTTCAAATTTAAATGGAAGGTTAGCGTCGCCGGTGTGCCATTAACACGGGATAAAAGAGATTATTAGCGCTGATCAGACCAACGTCTCACTCGTGTGGAAAAGGACAATTTTACTACAGCTCaccctttccttttttaaaaagcaataataTCTGCAAAAGAATGACTTGCACTCTGGCACCTCATGTCCAATGCTCCattccccccctcccttcttcctaCTTAGCTCATTTTCCCTCACCTATTTTTACTTGAGGATTAATTTTGCCGAACAAGGAGGTACGAGAATGGACTTTCCACATAGCTACTTAACTATTCTATTAAAATTCCCATTCAATGTCCCCATGTAATGTCCAAGGAGGAATAATTGCCCCATGTAAGTCACCATTTCTTATTCATATCATAGAAGGGGAAAAAACCTGTGTTAAAACTTTTCCccccgctttttttttttttttattgcggAGGATATTCTGCCGACATCAGGGGCTTCTGTGTAAAAGGTTATCTTTAACATTTGATTCTGTCTGCAGCGACATGCGCTGGAACAAAGGCACTATCCTGAAGGCCTCGGTGGAGTACATAAGGTGGCTGcagaaggagcagcagcatgCTCGGGAGCTGGAGAGCCGTCAGAAGAAGCTGGAGCAAGCGAACAGGAGACTGCTGCTGAGGATCCAGGTAATAAAACATAACAGTCGaaatgtgtttagtttgtttttgtggtgtgGTGTCACAAAACACATGGCTAGACcaatactgaaaaaaaagtgacaaaagtaGAGCATATGAGGAGTTCCTCAACTCATAAAGCTGTATCTGTtctaaaatagtaaaatatttttttctttttgctgcaaTATCACTTCTGAGGAAAATGTAAACTTGTGGCAAATCAAGATTATTCACATTTTAAGACTCAATATTAGATTAAAAGACGTACATTGGATATCATTTGCAGGACACCGCTGTTGTTTATAAGCTTGGTAATAAACTATGTCTGACTTGGCAATGAGATACTTCAAAATGACAAGTATACAGCCTTAGACTTGATGTCTTCCCGTGTCCCTGTAACACAAAACCGCCTAATAAAGTTTAACACACTCCTTAACACAAAGAGTTGGCCAATCAACTCACTAATGTCCCTTTAATGTCTTAGCACTTAGTCCCGGTGCAGGATCCGCGTAAACTCCCATTTTcacattattgatttatttaaatacagcctcctccaggcaTCTAACAGGTCTGTTTCATTATGCCAAAGATCAGTTTGGTAAAGACAAAGGGCTCACTCTGTCAACCCCCCCCTGACTCAGTCACCCCCAGGTACTTCACACCTCTGCTAATTTCCATCTCCAAAGCTGTACAACCCAACAATGTAAACTGATTTCCACCTCCAAAGCTTTATGACTCCAAAACTAGACAACCTCCCCTCTactgttgcccccccccaccctccactACCCCTAATTACTTGATGAATGAAGACAATGACCCCAGCTCTTTCAGTGGGAAAAAAGCAGATCAGAAATAGATAACGAGCACTAATGCTAAAAAGATGCTTATtggcacatgcatgcacagcgGGCCGCACGTAAACCTTCACACTTTTACGCACACAGATTGTGGTTTTTCCGAGTTTACGCCAATGatgggaaaaacacaaaatctgttATCACCTTCAAAGATGACAAAACTATCCAGGAAACAAGATTGTGTGGGGGAGAAGAGTGTGTGTCAACACCCAAACTCCCCAAGTGCAGCTCACTCCAACCTAACCTCAGTATGTGGAGGAGATGTGGAGAAGGTGTGGTGGTGATTGTTACTCCATGCGATATTGTCACGGTATATCAGCTCATATTTGAGGAAATTACCTTTTTTAGGTATTTATTCAGAACGTATCTTGGCAGGCATTCGATGAGTGTGGAGGTGATCTTCTCTACAACACGTCAGGAATACGTCGTCATCTTTAACTcatggttttctttgtttcccagGAGCTGGAGATCCAGGCACGAGCACATGGCCTCCCAAACATGGCTTCAGCCTTGGGGACAGTTGAACTATCCTCCCATCTcctaaaacaacagcagcagcagcagcagcagcagcaacagcagcagcagcagcagcagtcgtcTCCCCAGGCCCAGCAACCCCAGCAGCCGCCCCTCTACCAGGAGGACCCCAACAGCGACTACCTCCAGAGGATAGCAGTGGTGGCTGGCGGGACGCAGGATCACATCTCTGGCGCCGACGGCTGCACCACGTTCTCCGACCCGCTGTCCCACTTCACAGACTTCTTCAGCGCCACGCTGAAAGAGGAGCATCGGCTGGACGAGATCCTGATGGACGACCCGCTCTCACCCTTTGGCACCGACCCGCTCCTGTCGGCCGGCTCGCCTGGAGCTGCGTCCAAggacagcagccgcaggagcagCTTCAGCTCTGCTGAGGGTGACGACCTATAAGGGTGCCCCCTCTCCAGTTACACACTCTTGTTATCTCCTCATGACAGCACGGTTGTAATCCCCAGTGGTGAAGGGCATACACAGAGCCTTTAAAAGACTGATGGCTCCAGGCATACAATGATGACCACTCACAGGGTTGCAAGTAATTTAAATGACAGCTAACACACCTGACAGTGCCCCTCAAAGTGCCACCTGTATATAGATTGTATAGTTCTTGTTGATCAGGGGGGTGTCAGAGCTTGATCGTCCCAAAAGCTTGCATTCTCCAAAGCTCAACGGGACCAGGAACAGCTCACggacctcctgctcctccatgctcttttttttaactcttctATAGACAATCaatgtgtttctctgcctcccGGACAGAGCAGAATCTGACTCACAAGAAAAAGGGAGACATTTATCAGCCTTAAAGTATATAATGTAAATAACCatgtctatgtttttttttggtaaacACTGTGGTAGCAGTACACTGTAATATATGTGAAATAATCACTGAAAACCTGCCAAAACtgtccttttaaaatgaaaatactactACTTCATAGCTGCAGTCGGGATTGTGATTGTGTGATGTGCCTTATCTGAACTCCCAGTTTTTGTCTTCAAAAAGATACGAACATGTAACTGATGTACTCACCGCAATGCCTAACATGTCTTTGGTCTTgtccgtgtgtgtttttgttaaataagtgtttatgtatttatatatgttttaatccATGT
Coding sequences:
- the tfec gene encoding transcription factor EC, yielding MFQSCLGPDNQWVISPRDDGQGVYDSGPHPHSWPQFCPPRPSGTVHHSHSQCPYGGAYTRAQTPVWCQPHNTWKVHSHLENSKFHLHQTQNQQVKQYLTLGSKLASAAGQGHTVPHPHTPGQALASVPIMRNGHMPSVSDSSNPNSPVTLLTMANHDSEFPMDEVIDDLISLESGFNDGGLDCMEPNIIMQNNVSLSGSMLDIYGGEQGMNAPNGGMSPTSNPTKLTVKREYTEHDTRVMAKERQKKDNHNLIERRRRYNINYRIKELGTLIPKSNDPDMRWNKGTILKASVEYIRWLQKEQQHARELESRQKKLEQANRRLLLRIQELEIQARAHGLPNMASALGTVELSSHLLKQQQQQQQQQQQQQQQQQSSPQAQQPQQPPLYQEDPNSDYLQRIAVVAGGTQDHISGADGCTTFSDPLSHFTDFFSATLKEEHRLDEILMDDPLSPFGTDPLLSAGSPGAASKDSSRRSSFSSAEGDDL